One Calditrichia bacterium DNA window includes the following coding sequences:
- a CDS encoding methyltransferase domain-containing protein: MEAKLQRRIQRYGWDKAAHIYEKSWLEPLAPAQNRLLEMANLRPGERVLDIACGTGLVTFPAASAVGMHGEVIGTDISDEMIRLADDFARKNEIHNVQFRQMDGEDLRFPKQSFDAVLCALGLLYFPNPLQSLREIFRVLKPGGRAVIAVWGHRDKCGWSEVFPIVDARVKSEVCPMFFQLGTGDMLQLQLENAGFSEIQNHRLSSELHFPTDERACSAAFVGGPVALAYARFDESTKADVHREYLDSIAEYHNGNSYRIPGEFVVAAGYKCD; encoded by the coding sequence ATGGAAGCAAAACTGCAACGGCGAATCCAGCGATACGGCTGGGATAAAGCCGCTCATATTTACGAAAAAAGCTGGTTGGAACCGCTGGCACCCGCGCAAAACCGCCTGCTGGAAATGGCAAACCTGCGACCCGGCGAACGAGTGCTGGATATCGCCTGCGGCACTGGACTGGTTACGTTTCCCGCAGCTTCGGCGGTCGGGATGCATGGCGAGGTAATCGGCACGGATATTTCCGATGAAATGATCCGGCTGGCGGATGATTTCGCCCGGAAAAACGAAATCCACAATGTTCAGTTCCGGCAAATGGACGGGGAGGATTTGCGTTTCCCGAAACAATCGTTCGATGCGGTACTGTGTGCGTTGGGATTGCTGTATTTCCCGAATCCGCTGCAATCACTCCGCGAGATTTTCCGGGTGCTGAAACCCGGCGGACGGGCAGTGATTGCCGTGTGGGGGCATCGCGACAAATGCGGCTGGTCAGAAGTTTTCCCGATTGTCGATGCGCGGGTGAAATCCGAAGTTTGTCCAATGTTTTTCCAACTTGGCACCGGCGACATGCTGCAACTGCAACTCGAAAATGCCGGTTTCAGTGAAATTCAAAACCATCGACTCTCGTCCGAACTGCATTTCCCCACAGATGAACGGGCATGTTCCGCAGCTTTTGTCGGTGGTCCGGTGGCGCTGGCTTACGCGCGCTTCGATGAATCCACCAAAGCGGATGTTCACCGGGAATATCTGGATTCCATCGCGGAATATCACAACGGCAACAGCTACCGGATTCCCGGTGAATTTGTGGTTGCCGCCGGTTACAAGTGCGATTGA
- a CDS encoding OsmC family protein translates to MEINQKIKNAIARNVKAMTLRPNIARGTAVTTARVTDGMTCEIVEGQWQFTADMHEKHGGENAGPNPGVLGRGALASCLAICYTMWAARLNVPMRILEVEVQADYDARGEYAVAPVPVTYSEVRFTVTLESPAPEEDILCVLNTAEAHSSYFIIFSKAMPLRREVKILETEVK, encoded by the coding sequence ATGGAAATTAATCAGAAAATAAAAAACGCAATCGCCCGGAATGTAAAGGCAATGACCCTTCGCCCCAACATTGCCCGAGGAACGGCGGTTACCACAGCCAGGGTTACCGACGGAATGACCTGCGAAATTGTGGAAGGACAGTGGCAATTTACAGCTGATATGCACGAAAAACACGGTGGCGAAAATGCCGGACCCAATCCCGGTGTGCTCGGGCGTGGGGCTTTGGCAAGTTGTCTGGCGATTTGTTATACAATGTGGGCTGCACGATTGAATGTGCCAATGCGCATTTTGGAAGTGGAAGTTCAGGCGGATTACGATGCTCGTGGCGAATACGCCGTTGCGCCGGTTCCGGTCACATATTCAGAAGTTCGTTTTACCGTGACGCTGGAAAGCCCGGCACCGGAGGAAGACATTTTATGTGTATTGAACACAGCAGAAGCACACAGCTCATATTTTATCATTTTTAGCAAAGCGATGCCCCTCCGCCGGGAAGTGAAAATTTTAGAAACGGAGGTCAAATAA
- a CDS encoding isoprenylcysteine carboxylmethyltransferase family protein: MKRAMIFLYGVISYSIFFSWFLYIIAFVGDFYVPKTINSGETTSIGLAVLVNISLVLLFGLQHSLMARGKFKNWLTRYIPESMERSTYVLVSSVLFYFMLWQWQPIPATVWNITNAMAAQVIYAVFAAGWFILLLSTFLINHFELFGLQQVFFQLLKKVAGKPRFVTPLFYKNVRHPMMIGIFLAVWATPHMTVGHLLFALGMTAYILVGVYYEERDLVKTFGDDYINYQETVPKIIPSLKAKTKEQVSVDAL; this comes from the coding sequence ATGAAACGCGCAATGATTTTTTTATATGGTGTTATCAGTTATTCCATTTTTTTCAGCTGGTTTTTGTATATCATCGCATTTGTGGGCGATTTTTACGTGCCCAAAACCATCAACTCCGGAGAAACGACGTCGATTGGTCTCGCTGTTTTGGTCAACATCTCGCTGGTGCTTCTGTTTGGACTTCAACATTCCTTAATGGCCCGTGGGAAATTTAAAAACTGGCTTACCCGCTACATCCCGGAATCGATGGAACGCAGCACTTATGTGTTGGTATCCAGTGTATTGTTCTACTTTATGTTGTGGCAGTGGCAGCCAATTCCGGCTACTGTTTGGAATATAACCAATGCAATGGCTGCTCAGGTAATTTACGCTGTGTTTGCTGCCGGATGGTTTATTTTGCTGCTCTCAACATTTCTGATCAATCATTTTGAGCTGTTCGGATTGCAGCAGGTGTTTTTCCAACTACTGAAAAAAGTTGCGGGAAAACCACGCTTCGTAACACCCTTATTCTACAAAAATGTGCGTCACCCGATGATGATCGGCATTTTTCTGGCAGTTTGGGCTACGCCGCATATGACCGTAGGTCACCTGCTGTTCGCACTCGGAATGACAGCGTATATCCTGGTTGGCGTTTATTATGAGGAACGTGATCTGGTGAAAACATTTGGAGATGATTATATCAATTATCAAGAAACTGTTCCCAAAATAATTCCCTCGCTGAAAGCGAAAACAAAAGAACAAGTTTCGGTTGATGCATTGTAA
- a CDS encoding response regulator produces MRQFLLTPIILFAIHLGWFFALSAAGEQPSAYETGSPNITFYDPKTYGEHTQNWCIIRDNRGVVYSANGNGVLEYDGATWRLIETRNSARARSFAKGADGTIYVGASADFGYLVPDSIGEMRFVSLLNNVPENERDFSEVWRTHCTSDGAVYFQTFSKLFRWSNGKIKIWKTDPLFFLSHLVNDTLFIQQRNVGIFKLAGDSLQLIPGSEMIAGNGVFEILSIDAETRLFCVGKAGLYLHKNQKFTRFSDAATKFISSNQLSSAALLPDGRIVLGSYNAGAIIIDLQGNLQMRLDKSGSLPDDDIKHLYHDGMGSLWLGMNFGIAKIALPSQFSYFTGINGLEGNVENIIRHRGQLFVATGQGIYLLDPQSEKPFRQYGNFQHQSFHLLSTGKDLLAGTNNGVYLLENQQVKPISTNDETVFFLHRYQQNPNLIFAGHLLGLGVLRYENGSWRYVGKIDGISEEIRSIVENPDGSLWLGTMQKGVMRIQLDHLDREIPIATVAHFEMDMPLSTGQISAINNHVSFATLKGLRYFDEATQTLQPDSVYGAALADSTVEIYWLFETGDGNVIFRLGSNKTGHCWLAEKQPDGSYKLNKSRFREISIFGALDACFTDADGVIWFGCKPGIIRFDPAIDYQMKPQFPPLIRHVSIPKNNRHSLLFNGTVIDRAETPVLQYHDNALRFEFALPSFENEFENQFRFMLDGFDHGWSGWSATAKKDYTNLPEGDYVFRVQSRNMYRSEIGETSFAFDILPPWFRTWWAFLLYFVLGGIAIAGIVQIRVRQLKQQQEELEKIITMRTAQVVEQRNQLEQQSEKLKEMDELKSRFFANISHEFRTPLTLIMGLLDKLRRNIPTADAHSDLGMMRQNAARLLNLINELLDLSKLEAGRMELRAAKSDIVQFLRRIFASFASFAPEKKIELRFNHVPLTETSGQAAIFIYFDAEKLEKVFNNLLSNAFKFTPANGEIDVSIVTGIAGGGDEQPVVEIRITNTGPGIPPDKLENIFDRFYQVEAGTTRQFEGTGIGLALVKELVELHRGSVFVESEVDRETTFSVRLPFGAKHLRPEEIVEKSEATEEQVVPIVRQIPVKPVDIDSGGSVFQPDAASPVSKNTGDDCIVLVVEDHRDLRAFICEQLRPEFQVIEAENGRIGLEIAEAQIPDLIISDVMMPEMDGYQLCDALKSGEKTNHIPVILLTAKAATGDKIEGLETGADDYLVKPFDSQELVIRVRNLIRIREQMRQKFSSEMLLKPADVTVPSIHQEFLSRLIAIIEEHLDDENFSVEAFSDEIGMSRAQLHRKLRAIANQSPSEFIRSFRLQRAAELIKQDAGNIAEIAYMVGFNSQAYFTRCFQEQFGCSPRDFKKSIQ; encoded by the coding sequence ATGCGTCAGTTTTTGTTGACACCCATCATTTTATTTGCGATACATCTGGGATGGTTTTTTGCTTTATCGGCAGCCGGTGAGCAGCCATCCGCCTACGAAACCGGCAGCCCAAACATCACATTTTACGACCCCAAAACATACGGCGAGCACACCCAAAACTGGTGCATCATCCGCGATAATCGCGGGGTGGTTTACTCGGCAAATGGCAACGGCGTTCTCGAATATGACGGCGCCACCTGGCGGCTCATCGAAACTCGCAACAGTGCGCGAGCGCGTTCGTTTGCCAAAGGCGCGGATGGGACGATTTATGTCGGTGCGTCGGCAGATTTTGGCTATCTCGTGCCGGATTCCATTGGCGAAATGCGCTTTGTTTCGTTGCTGAACAACGTTCCGGAAAACGAACGGGATTTTTCGGAAGTTTGGCGAACCCACTGCACCAGCGATGGCGCAGTTTATTTCCAGACATTCAGCAAATTGTTTCGCTGGTCCAACGGGAAAATAAAAATCTGGAAAACCGATCCGCTGTTTTTCCTCTCGCATCTGGTGAACGACACGCTATTTATCCAGCAACGCAACGTTGGCATTTTCAAACTGGCAGGCGATTCGTTACAATTAATTCCGGGAAGCGAAATGATCGCCGGAAATGGTGTTTTCGAAATTTTGTCGATTGACGCAGAAACTCGATTATTCTGCGTTGGCAAAGCTGGGTTGTATCTTCATAAAAATCAGAAATTTACCCGTTTTTCAGATGCGGCAACAAAATTTATTTCGTCCAACCAGCTTTCCTCTGCTGCGCTATTACCGGATGGACGGATAGTATTGGGCAGCTACAATGCCGGCGCAATTATTATCGATCTGCAGGGAAATTTGCAAATGCGGCTGGACAAATCCGGCAGTTTGCCGGATGACGATATCAAACATTTGTATCACGATGGCATGGGTTCGCTGTGGTTGGGCATGAATTTTGGCATCGCGAAAATCGCGTTACCGTCCCAGTTCAGCTATTTTACGGGCATCAATGGGCTGGAAGGAAATGTCGAAAACATCATCCGGCATCGCGGACAATTGTTTGTTGCGACCGGGCAGGGCATTTATTTACTCGATCCCCAATCGGAAAAACCATTTCGCCAATATGGCAATTTTCAGCACCAATCGTTCCATTTGCTTTCCACCGGAAAAGATCTGCTGGCCGGCACAAATAACGGCGTTTATCTTTTGGAAAATCAGCAGGTTAAACCAATTTCAACGAATGATGAAACGGTGTTTTTTTTGCATCGCTATCAACAAAATCCAAACCTGATTTTTGCCGGACATTTGTTAGGTCTCGGCGTTTTGCGGTACGAAAACGGAAGCTGGCGATATGTCGGCAAAATCGATGGAATCAGCGAAGAAATCCGCAGCATTGTGGAAAATCCCGATGGCTCGTTGTGGTTGGGAACGATGCAAAAAGGGGTGATGCGAATCCAACTCGACCATCTCGACCGGGAAATTCCCATCGCGACAGTCGCGCATTTTGAGATGGACATGCCGTTATCGACCGGGCAAATTAGCGCGATTAACAATCATGTTTCTTTCGCAACATTAAAAGGTCTGCGGTATTTTGACGAAGCGACCCAAACATTGCAACCAGACTCGGTTTACGGCGCAGCACTTGCGGATTCCACCGTTGAAATTTACTGGCTTTTTGAAACCGGCGATGGCAACGTCATTTTCCGGCTTGGCAGCAACAAAACCGGGCATTGCTGGCTGGCGGAAAAACAGCCGGATGGCAGCTACAAACTCAACAAAAGCCGTTTCCGGGAAATATCGATTTTTGGGGCACTGGATGCCTGTTTCACAGATGCAGACGGTGTGATCTGGTTCGGCTGCAAACCGGGAATTATCCGTTTCGATCCGGCAATTGATTATCAAATGAAACCGCAATTTCCACCGTTAATCCGCCATGTTTCCATCCCCAAAAATAACCGGCATTCGCTGTTGTTCAACGGCACCGTCATCGACCGGGCAGAAACACCGGTGTTGCAGTATCACGATAATGCGCTTCGTTTCGAATTCGCCCTCCCCTCTTTTGAAAATGAGTTCGAAAACCAGTTCCGCTTTATGCTCGACGGTTTCGATCATGGATGGTCTGGCTGGTCGGCAACGGCAAAAAAAGATTACACCAACCTGCCGGAAGGCGATTACGTTTTCCGCGTTCAATCCAGAAATATGTATCGCTCGGAAATTGGTGAAACCAGCTTCGCGTTCGACATTTTACCGCCGTGGTTTCGCACGTGGTGGGCATTTTTGCTGTATTTTGTTTTGGGCGGCATTGCGATTGCCGGAATCGTGCAAATTCGGGTACGGCAGTTGAAACAACAGCAGGAGGAGTTGGAAAAAATTATCACAATGCGCACCGCGCAGGTGGTCGAACAGCGCAACCAATTGGAGCAGCAATCGGAAAAGCTGAAAGAAATGGACGAACTGAAATCGCGGTTTTTTGCGAATATTTCCCATGAATTTCGAACACCGCTCACGCTGATAATGGGATTGCTGGACAAATTGCGGCGAAACATACCCACTGCGGATGCCCACTCAGACTTGGGAATGATGCGTCAGAACGCCGCACGATTGCTCAATTTGATAAATGAATTGCTGGATTTATCCAAACTGGAAGCGGGGCGGATGGAGCTGCGAGCCGCAAAAAGCGACATCGTTCAGTTTCTCCGGCGAATTTTTGCATCGTTCGCATCCTTCGCGCCGGAAAAGAAAATTGAACTCCGGTTTAATCATGTACCGTTGACGGAAACATCGGGGCAGGCAGCTATTTTTATCTATTTTGATGCGGAAAAATTGGAAAAAGTGTTCAACAATTTGCTCTCGAACGCCTTCAAATTTACTCCGGCAAACGGGGAAATTGATGTGAGCATTGTTACCGGCATCGCCGGCGGTGGCGATGAGCAGCCGGTTGTGGAAATCCGCATCACCAACACCGGACCGGGCATTCCGCCTGACAAGCTGGAAAATATTTTTGACCGGTTTTATCAGGTGGAAGCCGGCACCACCCGCCAGTTTGAGGGAACCGGCATCGGTTTGGCGCTGGTGAAAGAGTTGGTGGAGTTGCATCGCGGCAGTGTTTTTGTGGAAAGCGAAGTGGATCGAGAAACCACGTTTTCGGTGCGGCTGCCGTTTGGCGCCAAACATTTGCGACCGGAAGAAATTGTCGAAAAATCGGAAGCAACGGAAGAACAAGTAGTGCCCATCGTCCGGCAAATTCCGGTGAAACCGGTCGATATCGATTCGGGCGGTTCGGTTTTTCAACCGGATGCCGCATCGCCAGTTTCAAAAAACACCGGCGATGATTGCATCGTGCTGGTTGTGGAAGATCACCGCGATTTGCGGGCGTTCATCTGCGAGCAACTTCGACCGGAATTTCAGGTGATCGAAGCGGAAAACGGGCGAATCGGGCTGGAAATTGCCGAAGCGCAAATTCCCGATTTGATCATCAGCGATGTAATGATGCCGGAAATGGACGGCTACCAGCTTTGCGACGCGCTAAAATCCGGCGAGAAAACCAACCACATCCCAGTAATTTTGCTGACCGCAAAAGCGGCAACGGGCGATAAAATTGAGGGGCTGGAAACCGGCGCGGATGATTATTTGGTGAAGCCGTTCGATTCGCAGGAACTGGTGATCCGGGTGCGCAACCTGATTCGCATCCGCGAGCAAATGCGCCAGAAATTCAGCAGCGAAATGCTGCTCAAACCGGCGGATGTTACCGTGCCGTCGATTCATCAGGAATTTCTCTCGCGATTAATAGCGATCATCGAAGAACATCTGGACGATGAAAATTTCAGCGTGGAAGCGTTCTCGGACGAAATCGGGATGAGCCGGGCGCAGCTGCACCGCAAATTGCGGGCAATCGCTAACCAGTCGCCGAGTGAATTTATCCGCTCGTTCCGGCTGCAACGCGCCGCTGAGCTGATCAAACAGGATGCCGGAAACATCGCGGAAATCGCCTACATGGTCGGATTCAACAGCCAGGCGTATTTCACTCGCTGTTTTCAGGAACAATTTGGCTGCTCGCCGCGCGATTTTAAAAAATCAATTCAATAA
- a CDS encoding response regulator: protein MFWKVWTINFKLTALFTALIASISIFIYLFFPAKLEKQALSAIVDKSQSIAKLTAFTIGPGVYFEDMDAVNDGLAGISQNKDVIHVWVLNSKNEIISRFDNLPNPLQNNMLREKNKFINQDGSVFITTAPIMKDAQQIGELKLAISLTDLHKKVYEAQRSIATVSFVVFIVGLIFILMISAFITRPISQMAIAVGNISKGDLSQRAQVYSRDEVGQLAVGFNKMVENLEHTHKALATMNQHLELRVSERTADLEAAKIKAVEANNAKSEFLANMSHEIRTPMNGVIGMTSLLMETPLTAEQQEYVETIRSSGKSLLNIINDILDFSKFEQGKLVLETHPFDVRDCVKEAIELLSPIARNKNLDLILDMQSTIPQTVEGDFTRLWQVLMNLLNNAIKFTHNGHVKLTVSMLSESDNVAELQFCIADTGIGIPKEKQADLFTTFMQVDSSTSRKYGGTGLGLAICKQIITKMNGTIWVESEKGEGSSFIFTVKMATVANSKTGETTPYSIRTNKTTGRIDHSLAEKMPMKILIAEDNIVNQKLISRLLEKMGYLADVAANGIEVLSAMNAKNYDIIFMDMQMPEMDGLETTRRIVDKYDVSIRPTIIALTANALVGDREKCLAAGMDDYLSKPISIEMLQHKLANFSKRSH from the coding sequence GTGTTCTGGAAAGTTTGGACCATAAATTTCAAATTAACAGCGCTTTTTACAGCGCTAATTGCCAGTATTTCCATTTTTATTTACTTATTTTTCCCCGCAAAACTGGAAAAGCAGGCGCTTTCCGCAATTGTGGATAAATCCCAAAGCATTGCAAAATTGACGGCATTCACCATTGGTCCCGGTGTGTATTTTGAAGATATGGATGCAGTCAACGATGGATTGGCTGGCATCAGCCAAAACAAAGATGTCATACATGTTTGGGTGCTAAATTCAAAAAATGAAATCATTTCCCGATTTGACAATCTCCCCAATCCATTACAAAACAATATGTTACGTGAGAAAAACAAATTCATTAATCAGGATGGCTCGGTATTTATCACCACCGCCCCGATTATGAAAGATGCGCAACAAATCGGTGAATTGAAATTGGCGATCTCGCTAACGGATCTTCATAAAAAAGTATACGAGGCCCAGCGGTCTATCGCAACTGTCAGCTTTGTTGTGTTCATTGTAGGTTTAATTTTTATTTTGATGATCAGCGCGTTTATCACCCGCCCAATCAGCCAGATGGCAATTGCTGTCGGCAATATCAGCAAAGGCGATTTGAGCCAACGGGCACAGGTGTATTCCCGGGACGAAGTCGGGCAGTTGGCGGTCGGATTCAACAAAATGGTTGAAAATCTGGAACACACTCATAAAGCGTTGGCAACGATGAATCAGCATCTGGAGCTGAGGGTAAGCGAACGCACCGCAGATCTGGAAGCTGCAAAAATAAAAGCGGTGGAAGCCAACAACGCCAAAAGTGAATTTCTGGCAAATATGAGCCACGAAATTCGCACACCGATGAACGGTGTTATCGGGATGACCAGCTTGCTGATGGAAACACCCCTCACCGCCGAACAGCAGGAATATGTGGAAACCATTCGATCCAGCGGCAAAAGCCTGCTCAACATCATAAATGATATTCTGGATTTTTCCAAATTCGAACAGGGCAAACTGGTACTGGAAACCCATCCATTTGATGTCCGTGATTGCGTAAAGGAAGCAATCGAACTGCTTTCGCCAATTGCCCGCAACAAAAATCTGGACCTGATTCTGGATATGCAGTCCACAATACCCCAAACCGTTGAAGGGGATTTCACCCGTTTATGGCAGGTGTTGATGAACCTGTTAAACAACGCCATCAAATTTACCCATAACGGTCATGTAAAACTGACTGTTAGCATGCTTTCCGAATCAGATAATGTTGCCGAACTGCAATTTTGCATTGCCGATACTGGTATCGGGATTCCAAAAGAAAAACAGGCAGACCTGTTCACCACATTTATGCAGGTAGATTCGTCCACTTCCCGAAAATATGGCGGAACCGGTTTGGGACTGGCAATTTGTAAACAAATCATCACAAAAATGAATGGCACCATTTGGGTAGAAAGCGAAAAAGGAGAAGGATCGTCTTTTATTTTTACAGTGAAAATGGCTACAGTTGCCAATTCTAAAACCGGCGAAACCACACCCTATTCAATCAGAACCAACAAAACTACCGGCCGTATCGATCACAGCCTCGCTGAAAAAATGCCCATGAAAATCTTGATCGCCGAAGATAATATTGTGAACCAGAAACTGATTTCGCGGCTGTTGGAGAAAATGGGCTATCTGGCCGATGTTGCCGCCAACGGCATCGAAGTGCTCTCAGCAATGAATGCCAAAAATTACGACATCATTTTTATGGATATGCAAATGCCGGAAATGGATGGGCTGGAAACAACACGCCGAATCGTTGATAAATATGATGTTAGCATTCGCCCAACAATCATCGCTCTGACAGCAAATGCGTTGGTCGGCGATCGCGAAAAATGTCTGGCTGCCGGAATGGATGACTATTTATCCAAACCGATAAGTATTGAAATGCTGCAACATAAACTGGCGAATTTCAGCAAACGCAGTCATTAG
- a CDS encoding YfiR family protein — MAAFNASATKTIEGIAIECIAINIGDSKDITEKIADADVNILYVAPLRVPPLKEIADFCTEKQILTLSGVPEYIKSGLSVGIGQKGNKPEILINLKSAKAEGSNFSSNLLKLATVL; from the coding sequence ATGGCTGCATTTAACGCATCCGCAACAAAAACAATTGAGGGAATTGCCATCGAATGCATCGCAATCAACATTGGTGATAGCAAAGATATTACTGAAAAAATCGCAGATGCCGATGTAAATATTTTGTATGTCGCACCATTGCGTGTTCCCCCTCTGAAAGAAATCGCAGATTTTTGCACAGAAAAACAGATTCTTACCCTTTCCGGTGTTCCAGAATATATCAAATCCGGGCTTTCAGTTGGTATCGGCCAAAAAGGAAATAAACCGGAAATTTTGATAAATCTAAAATCTGCCAAAGCAGAGGGCAGCAATTTCAGCTCAAACTTATTGAAGCTCGCGACCGTTTTATAA
- a CDS encoding TonB-dependent receptor, producing the protein MSNIKFFCFLAAVCIFAAPYYATAQLSEADTDKTSLELLLNTPVSAAAKYEQSVSDAPASVTVITSVEINNYGFQTLQDVFQIIQGFYTSDDHNYTYLGVRGFSRPTDYNNRILLLVNGHALNENVYGSAAIGTELGGFNLASIDRIEIIRGPGSALYGTNAMFAIINIVTQKGKTIDGLEITAEYGSHNFLVGSALFGKKYANGLDVTFSARWADDNGEDIYFAEFDDPSTNNGIAKNMDWDDYYAAFSTVKYGAFSAQLMYSSREKGIPTAAWETLFNSGNTKSIDNHGFAEIKFENKFGNDKQLMARSYIDHYNYEGWYPYEDEILYNSYDATVGNWFGGEAQFLWDISLNNRLTIGSEYQHHRRADYRSWDDDTTYFNQNFPYSIVSLYVQDEFQILHNLSFTAGIRFDKNDQFKSSQMPRGAFVYHPFSTSTAKLVYGEAFRAPNVYETNYDDPLFGFKANPGLKPEKIKTTEIIWEQQFTNQFSGMLSIYRYKMQDLIDQDIDPLDSLIQYRNFSKVQARGIEIQLASRVAKGFNGFINYGYQWTEDVISGESLTNSPAHLVKAGFSYPFFPYVTLSGNMLYETARKTIYGSNTKSYVLMNANLITQLFFDHFRLRLQVRNLLDQEYQLPGGFEHIQSAIVQPRRAFSISLESRL; encoded by the coding sequence ATGAGCAACATCAAATTCTTTTGTTTTTTGGCGGCTGTATGCATATTCGCAGCACCGTATTATGCAACTGCACAACTTTCCGAAGCAGACACTGACAAAACATCTCTGGAATTGTTGCTGAATACACCGGTGAGCGCAGCAGCGAAATACGAACAATCCGTAAGCGATGCACCGGCTTCCGTTACCGTGATCACATCTGTCGAGATTAATAATTATGGTTTTCAAACGCTTCAAGATGTTTTCCAGATTATACAGGGATTTTATACTTCAGATGATCACAACTATACCTATTTGGGTGTGCGGGGATTCAGCCGGCCAACGGATTACAACAATCGCATTTTGTTGCTGGTAAACGGGCATGCACTGAATGAAAATGTGTATGGTTCAGCTGCAATCGGCACCGAACTCGGTGGTTTTAATCTTGCTTCAATCGATCGAATTGAAATTATTCGTGGTCCGGGCTCTGCGTTGTACGGCACCAATGCCATGTTTGCAATCATCAACATTGTTACCCAAAAAGGTAAAACGATAGACGGACTTGAGATAACAGCGGAATACGGAAGCCACAATTTTTTGGTCGGTTCTGCGCTTTTTGGTAAAAAATATGCGAACGGGCTGGATGTTACTTTTTCGGCACGATGGGCGGATGACAACGGAGAGGATATATATTTTGCAGAATTTGACGATCCCTCAACCAATAACGGCATCGCAAAAAACATGGATTGGGATGATTATTACGCTGCATTTTCAACCGTAAAATACGGTGCGTTTTCTGCTCAATTGATGTATTCCTCCCGCGAAAAAGGTATTCCCACCGCAGCATGGGAAACGCTGTTTAACAGCGGCAACACAAAAAGTATTGATAATCACGGATTTGCGGAAATTAAATTCGAGAACAAGTTCGGCAACGACAAACAATTGATGGCGCGTTCATACATCGATCACTACAATTACGAAGGTTGGTATCCGTACGAAGATGAAATCCTTTACAATTCTTACGATGCGACTGTTGGAAACTGGTTTGGTGGCGAAGCCCAATTTTTGTGGGATATTTCGTTGAACAACCGGTTAACTATCGGATCGGAGTACCAACATCACCGGCGTGCAGATTACCGCAGTTGGGACGACGATACTACCTATTTCAATCAAAATTTTCCCTATTCGATAGTTTCGCTTTATGTTCAGGATGAATTCCAGATATTGCACAACCTATCTTTCACCGCAGGTATCCGGTTTGACAAAAATGATCAATTTAAATCATCGCAAATGCCCAGGGGCGCATTTGTGTATCACCCGTTTTCGACCAGCACAGCAAAGCTGGTTTACGGCGAAGCTTTCCGGGCACCCAATGTTTACGAAACCAATTATGATGATCCGCTTTTCGGTTTCAAAGCTAATCCGGGGTTGAAACCGGAGAAAATTAAAACAACGGAAATTATTTGGGAACAGCAATTTACCAATCAATTTTCCGGTATGTTGTCCATCTATCGCTACAAAATGCAAGATTTGATCGATCAGGATATCGATCCACTGGATTCGCTCATCCAATACCGCAATTTCAGCAAAGTACAAGCACGCGGCATCGAGATTCAATTGGCATCGCGGGTTGCAAAGGGCTTCAACGGGTTTATTAATTATGGCTATCAATGGACAGAAGATGTCATCAGCGGAGAATCGCTGACCAACTCGCCTGCTCATCTGGTAAAAGCGGGTTTTTCGTATCCGTTTTTTCCGTATGTTACATTATCCGGTAACATGTTGTATGAAACTGCCAGAAAAACCATTTATGGAAGCAACACCAAATCCTATGTTTTGATGAACGCAAATTTGATCACACAATTGTTTTTTGATCATTTCAGGCTCCGGTTACAGGTGCGCAATTTGTTGGATCAGGAATATCAGCTGCCCGGTGGTTTCGAACATATCCAGAGTGCGATTGTGCAGCCCAGACGCGCTTTTTCAATATCTCTGGAATCACGGCTATAA